One Plasmodium berghei ANKA genome assembly, chromosome: 13 genomic region harbors:
- a CDS encoding M17 leucyl aminopeptidase, putative, with protein sequence MYLTRLNINFVDKIFENKFYKNIIKRYYFYNIKHSQKKFFFSFFISNSIKNKNNYNSDCREFLTFNTYHYQKTPKYKIESLNFSKTIKKFYSTNNIKNFNISFSKFEKMSLKVPQVINLDPTVLPVNYTTPIDDIEIVLKDGIKESCNFDDGLAIFLVNSKSEKDNGNTKISSQIKDSKINEFLSKNDDIFNGKLGTFKSFYMANEKNKYINLSFIRCGTIDEEMTEFEIRKIVSSLVQILHDNKSVSTSIIFEIGINESLFRFFLETVFYEYVVDERFKSNDNKSSGNSENMKNLQIFLRNYNNNYNKQVKKSRTYFMGTYFASQLISAPSNYCNPVSLANVSVELAEKLNLECKILGIKELENLKMGAYLSVGKGSMYPNRFIHLTYKGKGDIKKKIALVGKGITFDSGGYNLKASPGSMIDLMKFDMSGCAAVLGCAYCIGSIKPENVEVHFLSAVCENMVSKNSYRPGDIITASNGKTIEVGNTDAEGRLTLADALVYAENIGVDHIIDIATLTGAMLYSLGTSYAGVFGNDNKLINKILESSKSSNEPVWWLPIIKEYRASLNSKYADINNISSNVKASSVVASLFLNEFIQSTSWAHIDIAGVAWNFKDRKPKGFGVRLLSEFILNHSI encoded by the coding sequence ATGTATCTAACACGGttgaatataaattttgttgataaaatatttgaaaataagttttataaaaatattattaaacgttattatttttataatataaaacacagtcaaaaaaaattttttttttctttttttatatctaatagtataaaaaataaaaacaattacAATAGTGATTGTCGTGAATTTCTAACATTTAACACATATCACTATCAGAAAACtccaaaatataaaatagaaTCCTTGAATTTCtcaaaaacaataaaaaagttttatagcactaataatataaaaaattttaatatttctttttctaaatttgaaaaaatgtCACTTAAAGTTCCACAAGTAATTAATCTCGATCCAACTGTTTTACCAGTAAACTACACGACTCCAATTGATGATATAGAAATTGTATTAAAAGATGGAATAAAAGAAAGTTGTAATTTTGATGATGGATTAgcaatatttttagttaACTCTAAATCTGAAAAAGATAATggaaatacaaaaataagtTCACAAATTAAGGatagtaaaataaatgaatttttatcaaaaaatgatgatatttttaatggAAAATTAGGAACATTTAAAAGCTTTTATATGGccaatgaaaaaaataaatatataaatttatcttttattaGATGTGGAACAATTGATGAAGAAATGACAGAATTTGAAATTCGAAAAATAGTATCTAGTTTAGTTCAAATATTACATGATAATAAGTCTGTATCTACGTctataatatttgaaatAGGAATAAATGAATCATTATTTCGATTCTTTTTAGAAACagttttttatgaatatgtAGTTGATGAGAGATTTAAATCAAACGATAATAAAAGTTCTGGAAACTcagaaaatatgaaaaacttacaaatatttttaagaaattataacaataattataataagcaagttaaaaaatctcgaacatattttatggGTACATATTTTGCATCCCAACTTATTTCAGCTCCGTCAAATTATTGTAACCCAGTTTCTTTAGCAAATGTATCTGTTGAATTAgcagaaaaattaaatctAGAATGTAAAATTTTGGGAATAAAAGAActtgaaaatttaaaaatgggGGCATATTTATCAGTAGGAAAAGGTAGTATGTATCCAAATAGATTTATCCATTTAACTTATAAAGGAAAAGGagatattaaaaagaaaatcgCATTGGTTGGGAAAGGTATAACTTTTGATTCAGGGggatataatttaaaagcTTCGCCAGGATCAATGATTGATTTAATGAAATTTGACATGAGTGGATGCGCAGCTGTTTTAGGATGTGCTTATTGTATTGGATCTATAAAACCAGAAAATGTTGaagttcattttttaagtgCAGTATGTGAAAATATGGTTTCTAAAAATTCTTATCGACCTGGTGATATTATAACTGCATCTAATGGGAAAACTATTGAAGTAGGAAATACAGATGCAGAAGGAAGATTAACATTAGCAGATGCATTAGTATATGCTGAAAATATTGGTGTTGATCATATTATCGATATAGCTACATTAACAGGTGCTATGTTATATTCATTAGGAACAAGTTATGCTGGTGTTTTTGGAAATGATAATAAGttaattaacaaaatattagaaTCGTCTAAGAGTTCTAATGAGCCTGTATGGTGGTTACCAATAATTAAAGAATATAGAGCATCTttaaattcaaaatatgcagatataaataatatatcatcaAATGTTAAGGCATCTTCTGTTGTTGcatctttatttttgaatgAATTTATTCAATCTACATCTTGGGCTCATATAGATATTGCTGGTGTTGCCTGGAATTTTAAAGATAGAAAGCCAAAAGGTTTTGGAGTTCGACTTTTATCTGAgtttatattaaatcattctatttaa
- a CDS encoding pyruvate dehydrogenase E1 component subunit beta, putative: MWKLIVFSFVWQWLTCASKSKMNIGNKCGYIFNGINKNIIKKEKQENNIYNNLNKINTIDINEGKNYKRELENIKIKRNISEALHMAIYEEMKRDKNVYVLGEDVGLYGGSYNVTKNLAHLFGFARVLDTPICENAFMGLGIGSSINGLRPIVEGMNLSFLILAFNQISNNACMLRYMCDGQFNIPLVIRGPGGIGKQLGPEHSQRIESYIMSIPGIKIIACSTPFNARGLLKSAIRENNPVLFLEHVLLYNKEDEIPILPYTLPIDKAEVVKKGNDLTILCYGITRHLAIEASKELSNIGIDVEIIDLISLKPFDLETIEYSLQKTKKCLILDESAGFGGIGAELYSQIIENFSSILSKKPVRLCTKDVPIAYSRKFEEACIIKKEDIIYMATYMN; the protein is encoded by the coding sequence ATGTGGAAACTGATTGTTTTTAGTTTTGTCTGGCAATGGTTAACATGTGCAAGTAAGtcaaaaatgaatataggaaataaatgtgggtacatatttaatgggataaataaaaatattattaaaaaggaaaaacaagaaaataatatatacaataatttaaacaaaataaatacaatagatataaatgaaggaaagaattataaaagagaattagaaaatattaaaataaaaagaaacatTAGTGAAGCATTGCATATGGCAATATATGAAGAAATGAAACgtgataaaaatgtatatgtTTTAGGAGAAGATGTAGGGTTATATGGTGGATCATATAAtgtaacaaaaaatttagCACATTTATTTGGATTTGCGAGGGTATTAGATACACCAATATGTGAAAATGCATTTATGGGGTTAGGGATAGGCTCATCAATAAATGGTTTAAGACCAATAGTTGAAGGTATGAATCTATCTTTTCTAATTTTAGCTTTTAATCAAATATCTAATAATGCATGTATGTTAAGATATATGTGTGATGGACAATTTAATATACCTTTAGTAATTAGAGGTCCAGGAGGGATAGGTAAACAATTGGGACCTGAACATTCACAAAGAATTGaatcatatattatgagCATTCCcggaataaaaattattgcaTGTTCAACACCATTTAATGCACGGGGTTTATTGAAATCGGCGATAAGAGAAAATAATcctgttttatttttagaacatgtattattatataataaagaagaTGAAATTCCAATTTTACCATATACATTGCCTATTGATAAAGCAGAAGttgtaaaaaaaggaaatgaTTTAACTATATTGTGTTATGGAATAACTAGACATTTAGCAATAGAAGCTTCAAAAGAACTTTCTAATATTGGTATAGATGTAGAAATTATTGATTTGATTTCATTAAAACCTTTTGATTTAGAAACAATTGAATATTCACTTcagaaaacaaaaaaatgtttaattTTAGATGAATCTGCAGGTTTTGGTGGAATAGGAGCTGAATTATATTCTCaaattattgaaaatttttcttcaattttatcaaaaaaaccTGTGAGACTATGCACTAAAGATGTTCCAATTGCTTACTCTAGAAAATTTGAAGAAGCatgtataataaagaaagaGGATATAATTTACATGGCTACATACATGAACTAG
- a CDS encoding nucleoporin NUP313: protein MINNKRKRAYIQNERHENSNESESYVKLENEKGHDKDIIYDQIYSIPKKNKPRCLVLSNSKDNLIANFTNLLKIDNYGVEFKTKWYVHLFRICLFSERLYGPTQTTGSGKNKNEKGNEENINKLILEYNVDELLKNVQKLILRKIDCENLYYQKILVIVCLLFDYFQNKKYHNIKTVKHLEGEEEDTKNSIENFETKNGSDIHINDNSKKKIKSKKRYLETTKKQIYDDSGDDTTNKDKLSNYSENNKLLGSELLKNNEKNKFKPIDIINNQKNYYIIEFKNILYNEKKKFYNLEIFYHITNLIIHKYWYSQEYAHYNIFIWFLNYINNKLEIKKSINNINSKLEMFINLHPKIFNISHAKKKRKKNNYQHNNIIHNDINPTNPNNSHYFEGGIVDYPYIKNRFKQLGGGFSSFTNPINSSTPSNIINNNNNNNNNNNFFGVNNNSTNNTFNGFKSTNTDTSTIGNTFGSTFKGFGQSNNASIFGNNNTISNTVTKNIETGSTPFTSTNNTNTSLFGNSINSTSTTNNTNNSIPKFPSLFPPNSSGSTNNNMNNINNNSFNSQLNKPLFANITPIGNNMMPNLQNKNVNLFGSINNNAPGPNNSNINTTLDNNNNNNNNASIFGFDKNNQNNTSIFGNPSLNNTGTNTNFISASNNNATNNIFSFNKDSQKKLFQTPQISNLENNNNNSSNNNNLLNTTTSNGNNTALFGQKASGTGFFNSTINGNINKDLLLNNKAGFENDMLLQKTNMFSNTKPADSINFMNNNNNMINTNNTNISSLNNNAVSSFNFVTGNSNDILGGVSSNLNGQQNTNNFNNLFNTDNGSKELFKDLKITNEPTSKFTVNKKPLFSRRPVKSNLLISNSITSENNIFSSTYSNKDSLLNNQSKPVKVIFGQNVNTSTPITNENTNTAIFGGSSNTTTNNPNNSTYTNTMNQIPSISTKEIKPITSTMDKGNIFNQENNKNIFSNTNKLPFNASNNNTTMFGSTNCNIFGKSEISNIFSTSANNNTISISDTKTNPDANANTNVNDNNLIGTNTSNSVFGNTSIFGQNEINNNDQNNFQGINFPVKKLTLEERKKKTAKNNMLSLFSTNTNNSNIQTQNSITLNDTSLLINKNNNDTKKTNIFQFKSTQSDINTKTDTSIFGGFNKSNIFDIGKSQENFEEKKFQFGNNKPSGNNTNIIRSIPNDTLFGSKNEDKQKTSDNTPKTTNLFTFENFTNKEKDESKNEVKNEVKNEIKNEVNDDKNQVKNEVNDDKNQVKNEVNDDKNQVKNEVNDDKNQVKNEVNDDKNQVKNEVNDDKNQVKNEVNDDKNQVKNEAKNENKIDITKEPTIFKGFGSILENQIDEANKSASKSFIFGLGIKEKDKEEKKTSLTSDINKDDNALTTPKFGFTNNITTVSNNLNNIFNLGNNNKPDDNDNNNGNAKSSIFIERNEKEDGNGAGLFASTTNNKQKDNANLFSFKAEKDTSNISGINRFSSTNLVGNGNKNKESDLTINYDNIISRKRRKDVDLDYKDEIKNMNFSNLNENNDNNNLRNNETNHTNLNSQINNNMFLNEENKNNEGLFLKKSKIGNTLNHTKHILNTIKFDNIPSKDKLSASFSENENNTNNDADQTDRNIFNINMLISDQITKENELTNTITTSTLANNESNLNKSQLNFLSKNTGKNNNQYEADELDGKKKTENQNNHHYQQNESNFCIPDGNKKSKLAEEKQNDFYEKMRINEYLMNNNYNSDENNKNNNLEKKNTIVIDKKSMNRIKSYNKHISFDSIDVDLDRDVVDINELRQELFLCALNFHLHYWAEKVILFYPHNEKINKYCTSIIKIKNKFDETYDFNLFDDIHSISRKLLKRLDKNSCIYESVLFLSADNIQILKNAKLSLFDVFNIYHFWFKKNNSDLKKNFQNFLYTNKIYPSYLNYYMSLYKNSKTSNNKFTDLKGNRTKIVKGLTPQNKLTDNEETQKHSSPALSFYEKFSQFSYSKQNSKSDLHIPNDSESDKNSTSENEHNNSVIDNEQSESYSTNDENTDNSENSTNSESQENSQIYRNFENSDLNDENRIKKKKKKITENNLAEIFNSDSSDASNVLENNYDDEPFNMNINEKYIYLEKEEKRKKKLFLPSHIKIKKLSPCECILLELILKDNVLNVLKKYKLFKKEKYEYLYVNLIAMLKHYNYFSTYKSEDINVENGNNNFANIIPSNSVKDKMDKNHRQYINNIDKGSNLKRISNCLETNCTNIKNDKINILKKICDKNLLYYINLQLKNIAHLLNYKEIEIACTYLNHIKNNLFVIFQIPILLFNVLYDKLIKCYNDFSIMDNYFNNSLLYKDFRYEYILKTKIAYMLLNKFNEQDDIENCIKFAIYFDNNRVKAHKNNIYNDYIFHKNLINSYIKVHENIVPSEWIEAKYAKNGELSDINDSEYLDYYSFFFKDISKYIKLSIIDKIINSNIFSLRKENYTICQSSEDRENTNKKYKSNNGTNSGNNSNFPNNNTNENNETSQNDIEKKKKKFACYFMYMVRRSIMDDVVNIYSSKGEYFYKKLLATLVNNNFTKDYEKSHNKHFHMFIQVANINIFMKNVFFEYINFFKKKELYNIEKIKNEDEIMDNLVNVVKVNGRNFFVVINTLAEIATKIEKNIVKDVNIHILINLRNIIIDTFYLFKYVFNNREFSLSLIENLYKNVLNFNDTINSFFSDDVNFYPKEQIKDLYTHIRHKFTSQNVIN, encoded by the coding sequence ATGATAAACAATAAAAGAAAACGAGCATATATCCAAAATGAACGGCATGAAAATAGTAATGAAAGCGAATCTTATGtaaaattagaaaatgaaaaagggcatgataaagatataatttatgatcaaatttattcaattcctaaaaaaaataaacccCGATGTTTAGTTTTATCTAATTCTAAAGATAACTTAATAGCAAATTTTACAAACTTATTAAAAATCGATAACTATGGAGTTGAATTTAAAACTAAATGGTATGTACACTTGTTTagaatatgtttatttagCGAAAGATTATATGGACCAACACAAACAACAGGAtctggaaaaaataaaaacgaaaaaggaaatgaagaaaatattaacaaattaatattagAATACAATGTTGATGAATTACTAAAAAATGTACAAAAACtaattttaagaaaaatagattgtgaaaatttatattatcaaaagATATTAGTTATTGTTTGTTTATTGtttgattattttcaaaataaaaaatatcacaATATTAAAACTGTGAAACATTTAGAAGGTGAAGAAGAAGATACTAAAAATTCtattgaaaattttgaaacaaaaaatggatcggatatacatattaatgataattctaaaaaaaaaattaaatcaaaaaaaagatacTTAGAAACcacaaaaaaacaaatatatgacGATTCGGGAGATGATACTACAAATAAAGACAAGTTATCAAATTATtctgaaaataataaattgcTTGGTTctgaattattaaaaaataatgaaaaaaataaatttaaaccaattgatattataaataatcaaaaaaattattatataatcgaatttaaaaatattttatataatgaaaaaaaaaaattttataatttagaaattttttatcatattacAAATCTTATTATACATAAGTATTGGTATTCACAAGAATATGcacattataatattttcatatggtttttaaattatataaataataaattagaaataaaaaaatctattaataatattaatagcAAGTTAGAAATGTTCATTAATTTGCATCCTAAGATATTTAACATATCACatgctaaaaaaaaaagaaaaaaaaataactatCAGCATAATAACATTATTCATAATGATATTAATCCAACCAATCCTAACAATAGTCATTATTTTGAAGGTGGAATTGTAGATTAcccatatataaaaaatcgaTTTAAACAATTGGGTGGTGGCTTTTCTAGTTTTACAAATCCAATAAACTCATCTACTCCttcaaatattattaataacaataataataataataataataacaactTTTTTGgagtaaataataattcaacTAATAACACATTTAATGGATTTAAAAGTACAAATACAGATACATCTACTATTGGAAATACCTTTGGTTCTACTTTTAAAGGATTTGGTCAAAGTAATAATGCGAGTATAtttggaaataataatacaatttcTAACACAGTCACAAAAAACATCGAAACAGGTAGCACTCCTTTCACATCTAccaataatacaaatactTCTTTGTTTGGAAATTCTATAAATAGTACATCAACTactaataatacaaataattcaaTTCCCAAATTTCCTAGTTTATTTCCACCTAACTCATCTGGAtctacaaataataatatgaacaatattaataataattcttttaattcCCAATTGAATAAACCACTTTTTGCTAATATTACTCCTATaggaaataatatgatgcctaatttacaaaacaaaaatgttAATTTATTTGGGTCGATAAATAATAACGCACCGGGCccaaataattcaaatattaatactaccctagataataataataataataataataatgcatCCATTTTTggatttgataaaaataatcaaaataatacatcTATTTTTGGAAATCCATCATTAAACAATACTGGAacaaatacaaattttatttcagcATCAAACAATAATGCAActaacaatattttttcttttaacaAAGATAgccaaaaaaaattatttcaaaCTCCCCAAATAAgtaatttagaaaataataataataattctagtaataataataatttattaaataccACAACTAGTAATGGTAATAATACAGCCCTTTTTGGACAAAAAGCTAGTGGAACTggattttttaattctacaattaatggaaatataaataaagatttGCTATTAAATAACAAAGCTGGATTCGAAAATGATATGCTATtacaaaaaacaaatatgttTTCAAATACAAAACCTGCTGATtctataaattttatgaataataataataatatgataaatacaAACAATACTAATATTTCAAGCTTAAACAATAATGCAGtttcttcttttaattttgtaacTGGTAATTCTAATGATATTCTTGGAGGTGTATCTTCAAATTTAAATGGACAacaaaatacaaataattttaacaatttgTTTAATACTGATAATGGTTCAAAAGAATTATTTAAGGATCTAAAAATAACCAATGAACCTACATCTAAATTTAcagttaataaaaaaccATTATTTTCTAGAAGGCCTGTAAAAAGTAATTTACTTATATCTAATTCAATCACATccgaaaataatatatttagttCTACCTATAGTAACAAAGATagtttattaaataatcaaTCAAAACCTGTTAAAGTTATTTTTGGGCAAAATGTGAATACATCTACACCTATTACtaatgaaaatacaaaCACTGCAATATTTGGCGGATCATCTAATACAACTACTAATAATCCAAACAATTCTACATATACCAATACAATGAATCAAATACCTTCAATTTCTACCAAAGAAATTAAACCTATAACTTCGACTATGGATaaaggaaatatatttaatcaagaaaataataaaaatattttttcaaacacaaataaattacCTTTTAATGCATCTAATAATAACACTACCATGTTTGGTTCTACaaattgtaatatatttggaAAATCTGAAAtttctaatatattttcaacttctgcaaataataatactataTCTATTTCAGACACAAAAACCAATCCAGATGCAAATGCAAATACCAATGTTAATGACAATAACTTAATAGGAACTAATACTTCAAATTCTGTATTTGGAAATACTTCTATTTTTGGgcaaaatgaaataaataataatgatcaaaataattttcaagGAATTAATTTTCctgttaaaaaattaacattagaagaaaggaaaaaaaaaacagctaaaaacaatatgctttcattattttctacaAATACAAACAATTCTAATATACAGACACAAAATTCTATAACATTAAATGACAcatcattattaattaacaagaataataatgatacaaaaaaaacaaatatttttcaatttaaaTCCACACAATCTGATATAAATACTAAAACAGATACTTCAATATTTGGCGGatttaataaaagtaaCATATTCGATATTGGAAAATCCCAAGAAAATTtcgaagaaaaaaaattccaatttggaaataataaaccttctggaaataatacaaatataattagaTCTATTCCAAATGATACTTTATTTGGTTctaaaaatgaagataaacaaaaaacatCTGATAATACTCCTAAAACAACCAACTTGTTTAcctttgaaaattttactAATAAGGAAAAGGATGAATCAAAAAACGAAGTTAAAAATGAagttaaaaatgaaattaaaaatgaagtTAACGACGATAAAAATCAAGTTAAAAATGAAGTTAACGACGATAAAAATCAAGTTAAAAATGAAGTTAACGACGATAAAAATCAAGTTAAAAATGAAGTTAACGACGATAAAAATCAAGTTAAAAATGAAGTTAACGACGATAAAAATCAAGTTAAAAATGAAGTTAACGACGATAAAAATCAAGTTAAAAATGAAGTTAACGACGATAAAAATCAAGTTAAAAATGAAGCTAAAAACGAAAACAAAATTGACATTACAAAAGAGCCAACCATATTCAAAGGGTTTGGATCAATTTTGGAAAATCAAATAGATGAAGCTAACAAAAGTGCAAGTaaaagttttattttcgGATTAggaataaaagaaaaagataaagaagaaaaaaaaacatctTTAACAtctgatataaataaagacGACAATGCGCTTACCACTCCCAAATTCGGatttacaaataatataacaacTGTTTCGAATAAtctaaataatattttcaaccTTGGAAATAACAACAAACCCgatgataatgataataataatggcAATGCAAAATCGagtatatttattgaaCGCAATGAAAAAGAGGATGGAAATGGAGCGGGGTTGTTTGCATCTACCactaataataaacaaaaagaTAATGCAAaccttttttcttttaaagcCGAAAAGGATACAAGTAACATATCCGGAATAAATCGATTTTCTAGCACAAATTTAGTAggaaatggaaataaaaacaaagaaTCAGATTTAACtataaattatgataatataataagccgaaaaagaagaaaagaTGTAGATTTAGATTATAAagatgaaattaaaaatatgaatttttccaatttaaatgaaaacaatgataataataatttaaggaataatgaaacaaatcatacaaatttaaatagtcaaataaataataatatgtttttaaatgaagaaaataaaaataatgaaggtttatttttaaaaaaaagtaaaatagGTAATACTCTAAATCATACTAAACATATTCTAAATACAATcaaatttgataatattcCATCAAAAGATAAATTAAGTGCATCATTTTctgaaaatgaaaacaataCAAATAATGATGCAGATCAAACAGAtcgaaatatttttaatattaacatGTTAATATCTGATCAAATTACCAAAGAAAATGAACTCACAAATACTATTACAACATCTACACTAGCGAATAACGAATCAAACTTGAATAAGTCACAACTCAATTTTTTAAGCAAAAATACCgggaaaaataataatcaatATGAAGCAGATGAATTagatggaaaaaaaaaaactgaaaatcaaaataatcatCATTATCAACAAAATGAATCAAATTTTTGCATCCCTGAtgggaataaaaaaagtaaattaGCAGAAGAGAAGCAAAATGACTTTTACGAAAAAATGCGAATTAATGAATACcttatgaataataattataatagtgatgaaaataataaaaataataatttagaaaaaaaaaatacaattgttattgataaaaaaagtatgaACAGAATAAAATCATACAATAAGCATATATCATTTGATTCCATAGATGTAGATTTGGATCGAGATGTTGTTGATATCAATGAATTAAGAcaagaattatttttatgtgccttaaattttcatttgcATTATTGGGCAGAAAAAGTTATACTATTTTATCCtcataatgaaaaaattaataaatattgtacttcaataattaaaattaaaaataaatttgatgaaacatatgattttaatttatttgatgaTATTCATTCTATATCAAGAAAATTACTAAAACGGTTAGATAAAAATTCTTGTATTTATGAAAgtgttttatttctatCAGCAGATAACAttcaaatattaaaaaatgcaaagCTTTCGCTTTTTGatgtttttaatatatatcatttttggtttaaaaaaaataattcagatttaaaaaaaaattttcaaaattttctttatactaataaaatatatccttcatatttaaattattatatgagcctttataaaaattcaaaaacttcgaataataaatttactGATTTAAAAGGAAATCGAACTAAAATTGTTAAAGGGTTGACAccacaaaataaattaacaGATAATGAAGAAACTCAAAAACATTCTAGCCCTGCTCTCTCTTTTTACGAAAAATTTTCTCAATTTTCTTATTCTAAACAAAATTCCAAAAGTGATTTACATATTCCAAATGATTCTGAATCAGATAAAAATTCTACTTCAGAAAACGAACATAATAATTCTGTTATTGACAATGAACAATCAGAATCTTATTCAacaaatgatgaaaatactGATAATAGTGAAAATAGCACTAATTCCGAATCTCAAGAAAATAGCCAAATATATCGAAATTTTGAAAACTCTGATTTGAACGACGAAAAtcgaataaaaaaaaaaaaaaaaaaaatcactgaaaataatttggcagaaatttttaattcgGATAGTAGTGATGCTTCAAAtgttttagaaaataattatgatgaTGAACCatttaatatgaatattaatgagaaatatatatatttggaAAAGGaggaaaaaagaaaaaaaaaactgtTTTTACCATctcatattaaaataaaaaaacttaGCCCATGCGAATGCATACTATTAGAActtattttaaaagataatgtattaaatgtattgaaaaaatataaattatttaaaaaagaaaagtacgaatatttatatgtcaATCTAATCGCAATGCTAAAgcattataattatttttccacATATAAATCTGAAGATATTAATGTTGAAAATgggaataataattttgcaAATATCATTCCTAGTAATAGTGTAAAAGATAAAATGGATAAAAATCATCGtcaatatattaacaatatAGATAAAGGAAGTAACTTAAAACGAATTTCTAATTGTCTTGAAACAAATTGtactaatataaaaaatgataaaataaatattttgaaaaaaatctgtgataaaaatttattatattatataaatttacaattaaaaaatatcgCACACTTACttaattataaagaaattGAAATCGCTTGCACATATTTgaatcatataaaaaacaatttatttgtaatttttcaaattccaattttattattcaatGTATTATATGATAAGCTTATAAAATGTTACAATGATTTTAGTATCATGGACaactattttaataattcgcttttatataaagattttagatatgaatatatattaaaaacaaaaattgcatatatgctattaaacaaatttaatgaacaagatgatatagaaaattgtataaaatttgcaatctattttgataataatagaGTAAAAgcacataaaaataatatatataatgattatatatttcataaaaatttaattaactCTTATATTAAAGTTCATGAAAATATTGTACCTTCTGAATGGATTGAAGCAAAATACGCAAAAAATGGAGAATTAAGTGACATTAATGATTCAGAATATTTAGattattattctttttttttcaaagacatatcaaaatatatcaagCTAAGTATTATCgacaaaattattaattcaaatatatttagttTGCGTAAAGAAAATTACACAATTTGTCAATCGTCAGAAGATAgagaaaatacaaataaaaaatataaatcaaataatgGAACAAATTCAggaaataattcaaattttcctaataataatactaacgaaaataatgaaactAGCCAAAATGatatcgaaaaaaaaaaaaaaaaatttgcatgttattttatgtaCATGGTCAGGCGATCTATTATGGATGATgttgtaaatatttattcttCAAAAGgagaatatttttataaaaaattattggCAACATTAGTAAATAATAACTTTACAAAAGATTATGAAAAATCTCATAACAAACATTTTCATATGTTTATTCAAGTTgcaaacataaatatatttatgaaaaatgttttttttgaatacataaatttttttaaaaaaaaagaattatataatattgaaaaaataaaaaatgaagatgaAATTATGGATAACTTAGTTAATGTTGTTAAGGTTAATGGAAGAAATTTCTTTGTTGTAATAAATACACTAGCTGAAATTGCTactaaaattgaaaaaaatattgtaaaagatgttaatatacatatacttattaatttaagaaatataattatcgACACTTTTTacttatttaaatatgtttttaataatCGAGAATTTTCTTTAAGTCTTATCGAAAAcctttataaaaatgttctCAATTTTAATGATACAATTAATTCATTCTTTTCTGATGatgttaatttttatcCAAAAGAACAAATAAAGGATTTGTACACACACATAAGACATAAATTCACTAGCCAAAATGTCATAAACTAG